The genomic stretch CATCCGTGAGACACATGTGGGCGGGGTGGTGCTGTTCGATTACGATGTGGAGAGGAAGTCCGGCGTGCGGAACATTGAATCGCCCGCGCAACTGCGGCGTCTCACCGCGTCACTGCAGGCCGCGGCGCGGATACCGCTGTTTATCGCGATCGACCAGGAGGGCGGACGTGTTGCGCGCCTCAAACCGAAACACGGATTTCCCCCCACCATCTCGCAGCAGATGCTCGGCGACCTCAATTCCGCGGACAGCACCCGTGCGGCGGCGCGGAGCATGGCGGCCGTTCTGCGGGGCTGCGGCATCACTGTGAATTTTTCGCCCGTGCTGGATCTCAACAGCAATCCGGCGAATCCGGTGATCGGGGGGCTGGGCCGCAGCTTCGGCGCGGATCCGGCTCTCGTGGCGAAACATGGACGGATCATGGCCGCCGAATACAGGGCCGCGGGCATCCGTTCCGCCATCAAACATTTTCCGGGACACGGCAGCTCGCGCAGCGATTCACACGAGGGATTTGTGGATGTAAGCGGCACCTGGGCACATGTCGAGCTGGCGCCGTTTGCGGACCTCATCCGCGCGCGGGCCTGTGACATGGTCATGACCGCGCATATCTTCAACAGGAACTGGGACGCGCAGTATCCCGCCACGCTGTCGCGGTCCGTGATCACCGGTCTGCTGCGCGACAGTCTGAAATTCGACGGCGTGGTGATCTCCGACGACATGCAGATGCGCGCGATCACCGCATCGTACGGACTCGAAACCGCCATCACACGCGCCATCGACGCCGGAGTCGACATACTGCTGTTCGGCAACAACGCGGGGACCTACGACGAGTCCATCGCGCCCAGGGCGGCCGCGATCATACACGATCGTGTGGCACGCGGCCTCGTGACGCGCAGCCGCATCATCCAATCGTATCGGCGCATCATGGCGCTGAAACAGCCCTGACCGGCCCCGGATAAAGGAGAAGGCATGAGGGACATTCAGAAAAAACTGGCGGTGGCGCGCGGCGAAGAGCCGGCGGACCTCGTCTTCCGCAACGGACGCATCATCAACGTGCTCAGCGGCGAGATTCACGACGGCGATGTGGCCGTGAGCGGCGGCCGCATCGTGGGCATAGGCAGGTACGCGGGCTCCGAGGTGGTGGATCTCGACGGTGCCTTTCTCGCACCATCCTTCCTCGACGGGCACATACATATCGAGAGCACCATGCTCACCGTGCCCGAATTCACGCGGGCCGTTGTGCCGCACGGCACGGGCGGCGCGGTGGTGGATCCGCATGAATTCGCGAACGTTGCCGGTCTCGACGGAATACGCTATGTGCTCGAGGCCTCGCGCAGCACGCCGCTCGACATCTTCGTGATGGCCTCCTCCTGTGTTCCGGCCACACCGCTCGAGACCTCGGGCGCATCGATCAGCGCGGCCGACATCGCGGCTCTCGCCGCGCAGGACCGTGTCGCGGGTGTTGCCGAGATGATGAATTTCCCGGGCGTGTATCTCGGGTGGGACACCGAGCTGGAGAAAATCTCGCACGGGCACGGGATCGTCGACGGACATTCGCCCGGCCTGCGCCCTCCATTGCTCGACGCCTACATCCTCGCGGGCATCAGCAGCGACCACGAGTGCACGACGATCGAGGAGGCGCGCGACAAAGTGCGGCGCGGCATACACGTGCTGCTGCGCGAGGGCACGGCCGAGCGCAATCTCCACGACCTGCTGCCGCTGGTCACCGCCGCAAACGCCGCGCAGTTTTCCTTCGCCACCGACGACAAACATCCCGCCGACCTCGAGGACGAGGGGCATATCGACCATCACATCCGCGAAGCGATCGCGTGGGGACTCGACCCCATGCTCGCCTTCCAACTCGCGACCATCAACACGGCGCGGCACTACCGTCTGCGCAATCTCGGCGCCATCGCGCCGCGCTACTGGGCCAACCTCGTGGTGTTCGATACACTCGAAAACATGCGGCCGCGGCTCGTGTATCACCGCGGCCGGCTGGTCGCGCGCGACGGAGAGTACCTCGCACCGTCCGATCACGGCGCTGCGCTTCCGGGATCCGCCATGAACGTGGCGCCGCTTGCGGACAACGCCCTGGCCGTGCCGGCGCGGGGGAGCCGCATCAAGCTGATAGGCCTCGTGCCGAGGCAGATCGTGACCGACGCGCTCGAGGATGACGCCGCCGTGAGTGACGGGCATGTGACGGCCGATCCGTCACGCGACATACTGAAACTCGCCGTCATCGAGCGGCATCACGCCACCGGAAACATCGGCATCGGATTCGTGCGCGGCTTCGGGCTGAAGCGCGGCGCGCTCGCGTCCACCGTCGCGCACGATGCGCACAACATCATCGTGGTCGGCGCGAACGATGCCGACATGCTCGCGGCCGCGCGCGCGCTTGTCACCATGGGCGGCGGGCAGTGTGTGGTGGCTGATGGCGACGTGCGGGCCACCCTGCCGCTGCCTGTCTGCGGTCTCGTGTCGGACAGGCCGCTCGAGGAAGTGCGGGCGGGTGTGGAGTCGCTCAACGCCGCCGCGCGCGCGCTGGGCTGCATCCCGCCGGATCCCTTCATGACACTCTCGTTCCTCGCGCTGTCGCCGATCCCCGCGCTGAAAGTCACCGATCTGGGGTTGATCGACGCCGTGCGCTTCGAGAAGACCGAGCTGTTTGTCGAAGCTGCGACACGTGACACGTGACACGTGGGACGCGGCAGGCGGCACGCGCCACGCGGACGCGCACAGTCGCCGGTACGGCGGCCCCAGCACGGCCCGTGCTTCCATTCCTCGGCCGCGGTAAATACATTGCACGGATGAGACAGGCCGAACAGGTGTGGTCATGACCCCGCTCATGCGTCAATACCAGCGCATCAAATCCGAGTATCCGGACGCGGTGCTGCTGTTCCGCATGGGCGATTTCTTCGAGACCTTCGAGGAGGATGCGCAGATCACATCGCGCGTGTTGGGCATCACACTTACGAAGCGTTCCAACGGCGGAGCGAGCGACGTGCCGCTGGCCGGTTTCCCGCATCACGCGCTGGACTCGTATCTGCCGAAACTCGTGCGCGCGGGATATCGCGTGGCCGTCTGCGAGCAGCTCGAGGATCCGAAACTCGCGAAGGGCATCGTCAAGCGCGACGTGGTGGAAGTTGTGACGCCGGGCGTCGCGTTCTCCGACAAACTGCTCGATCACAAACACTACCATTACCTCGCGGCAGTGTCCCTGCGTGGCGAACGCGCCGGCGTGGCCTTTGTGGACGCCTCGACGGGCGACTTCTCCGCAGCCGAGGTTCCCGCCCGCGACCTGCGCGACCTGCTCGAGTCCATCAATCCCGGCGAACTGCTGGTCGCGAAACGGGACGTCGACACCTTCCGCGGATTGTTCGGACGGCATCAGCCCGCCGCGCCGGTTACAAAACTCGACGACTGGCTTTTTGCGCGCGACGTCGCCTATGAATTGCTCGTCACACATTTCAAGACGCAGACGCTCAAGGGTTTCGGCATCGACGACATGGCCGACGGCATCGTCGCGGCGGGAGCGGCGCTCCATTATCTCAAGGAGACGCAGAAGGCGAATCTGCCCCATCTGCGCGGCATCCGCCGCCACGACACGGCGGATTACATCACGCTCGACGCGGCCACGCGGCGCAATCTCGAAATCACCATTTCGATGGAGGGCGGATCGCGCGACGGCACCCTGCTGTCGATACTCGACCGCACCTCGACCTCGATGGGCGGGCGTTTGTTCACGTCGTGGATCACACATCCGCTGAAGCGGCTCGAGCCCATACAGCAGCGCCTCGCGGCGGTGAAGGAACTGGGCATCACACACGAGATGCGCGAGACGCTTGTCGCGCTGCTCCGCGAGACCGCCGATCTCGACCGTCTCATCGGGCGCATCTGCACCGCGCGCGCGACGCCGCGCGAACTCGGCGCGCTGCGCACCAGTCTGCGGCGCGTACCGCTGCTGCTGCGCGCGCTCGAAGCCGCCGACGCGCCGCTCCTGGCCTCGCTGCGCGGACAGCTTGAATCACTCGACGACATAGCGGCAGTGATCGACGCGGCGATAGTCGACGATCCTCCGATCACCATCGCCGAGGGCGGCGTCATCCGTCCCGGCTTCCATGCCGAACTCGACGAGTACCGGGGCATCGCGACACACGGACGCGACTGGATGGTGTCGTATCAGGAGAAGATCCGCCGCGAGACGGGCATCGCGTCGCTCAAGGTCGAGTACAATCGCGCCTTCGGGTACTACATCAACGTGTCGCGCGCGAACATCGAGAAGGTTCCCGCCTCCTTCGTGCGCAGGCAGACGCTGGTCAACGCCGAGCGCTACATCACGCCCGAACTCAAGGAGTACGAGGACAAGGTCCTGACCGCCCGCGAGCAGATCGCGCGCATCGAGACCGAGCTGTTCAACGAGGTCCGCCTCCGCGTCGCCGATTCTGCCGAGCGGGTGCAGCGCGTGTCGCGCGCGATCGCCGTGCTCGACTGCCTGACGGGCCTGGCCTGCGTGGCCGCCGAGAACGGCTACGTGTGCCCCTCCGTCAGCGACGGCGACACGATCCGCATTGTGGGCGGACGGCACCCCGTCGTCGAGCGCCTTCTGCCGCCGGGCGATCGCTTCGTGAGCAACGACGTGCACCTCGACGCCGAGGAGCGCATCCTGGTGATCACCGGACCCAACATGAGCGGCAAGAGCACATATCTCAGACAAACGGGTCTGATAGTCCTTTTATCGCAGATCGGCAGCTTTGTGCCCGCGGTCTCGGCCGAGATCGGCATCGTCGACCGCATCTTCACGCGTGTCGGCGCGTCCGACAACATCGCGGCGGGTGAAAGCACCTTTCTGGTCGAGATGCAGGAGGCGGCGAACATCCTGCACAACGCGACGCCGCGCAGCCTGGTGCTGCTCGACGAGGTGGGGCGCGGCACATCGACCTTCGACGGCATCAGCATCGCGTGGGCGCTCACCGAGTACCTGCACGAGCACGCCCCGTCGCATTGCAAGACGCTCTTCGCGACGCATTACCACGAACTGAACGAGATGGCGGAGATCTACCCGCGCATCCGCAACTACAAGGTGGATGTGCGCGAGTATCAGGACAAGGTGATCTTCCTCCGCACCGTGTCCCGCGGCACCGCGGATCACAGCTACGGCATACAGGTTGCGCGTATGGCGGGACTGCCGGAGGAGCTGCTGACTCGCGCGAAGGACGTGCTCGCTTCGCTCGAGGGACAGGATCTTAGCGTGCTCGCGCGTCCCGAAGGCCCTGACGGCACCCGTGTGCCACGGCGCGGCGCCCCGATGCAGATATCCCTCTTCGAGGCGAGCGACCTCGAGATCAAGGACCGCCTGCGCGCCATCGACATCAACGCGCTCTCACCGGTGCAGGCCTGGCAGGCGCTCGAGGAGTTGAAGAAGCTCGCGGAAGGACGCTAGACGTTGCACGTTCTATGTAGCAAAGTACAAAAGTAGCAAAGTGGAAAGTGTGAAGTGATGAACACATCGCTTCATATACCTTGCTACTTTGCTACATTGCTACGTGTTACGATTCTGCACGCAGTGAGAAAGGTCCGCGCGATATCGCCGGCGAGGGCCGGATTGTTTGTGTCGCGCTCCGGGTGCCACTGGACGAGCAGGAGAAATTGATCCGCCGCCGTTTCGGCCCATTCCATTGCCTCGATCACGCCGTCGTCGCTTCGCGCAGTGACACGCAGCGTATCGGCGACGCGGCCCGCGGCCTGATGATGCGCGCTGTTCACCCGGCAGGTGGTCGTGCCGGTGAGGGAATGGACGAGTGAAGCGGGTTCGATGGTGATCGAATGAGCGACGTCCCGGTCCGCGGCTTTGCCATGTCCGCTGATTCCCGTCCGCGGAAGATCGAGGATCAGGGACCCGCCGAGAGCGACATTGACGAGTTGCAGTCCGCGGCAGATGCCGAGCACGGGGAGGCGCCGCTTCCGTGCGCGGGCCCAGGCGTCGAATTCCATCCCGTCGCGCGCGCGGTCGACATTCCGCGAGAGGAGATCCGGATCGGATTCTCCGAAATATGCGGGATGGATGTCCGCTCCGCCGCTGAGCAGCAGACCGTCGCAGGATTCGACCGGGGCCGCGTCATCGAGAATATCCACGATGTGCACCGTCGGGTCTGCCGCGCGCAGCCATGCGCCATACCGTGCGTGGCTCTCGGGATGTGTGGCGCCACCCCGCGTCACCGCGATGCGCAGAGGCCGGGAGGAATCAGCCGCCGTCGCCATCCAGCGCGCGTTCGAGTCCCAGCAGGTACTCCCACGAATAGATGCCGGTATCGTGGCCGTCGGCCCAGCGCAGCATGACCGCGTAGTTGCCGACAGGTGTGGCCGCCTGGAGTTCGAAGGACTTCGGCGTGATCACGGGCAGCTCGAGGGGCATATGCACGTTTCCGAGTATGTCGGTCTCGCCCTGGCAGCCCGCGCAGGGACAGCGCTGGCGCAGGTACTGTAGCGAGAGTCGCACGATGTGGCCGTCACTCCACACAATTTTCAGCTCCCGTTCCTGAGTCAGGGTGATCGTCGTGGGTGTCATGCTGCGGGGCTGCGGGGTTTGACGGCGGGACGGGCGGCGGGTGTCTCTGGACGGGTCAACGGACGTGGCGCGTGGCGTCGAGACAGATGACGGGCGAGGTGCCGAGCACTTCCGCGGAATGTGACTGATGCGGCGGAATCAGGAATCGTTCCCCCGGCGTCAGAATGTAGTCCGCTCCCTCCATCGTGATCTTCATCGATCCGCTGAGCACGACGTGAATCGTTTCGTGCTCGTGCGAATGAGTGGGAAAGAGCATGCCGTCGGGGTAGCTGTACACGTAGATGTTGTACCCTTCTTCCTTGAGCTGCTTCTTAATCGCGGCGATCTGATCGCTGTCCATTAATAGCTCTCCGATTCGTTGGGGAAGGTGCCGGCTTTCACATCGGCGATGTATTGCCGGCAGGCCCGTTCGATTTCCTCGCTCAGTTTCGCGTAGCGCCGCACGAAACGGGGGCGGAAATCTTCGAACAGGCCGAGCATGTCGTGTGTGACGAGGATCTGGCCGCTGCAAAACGGGCCCGCTCCGATGCCGATGGTCGGGATGTCGAGGCGCTCGGTGATGGTCCTGCCGAGTTCGGCGGGAATTTTTTCGAGGACGATGGCGAAGGCGCCGGCCTCCTGCAAGGCGAGGGCGTCCTCGATGAGTTCGTTGGCCTCCTCGGCGGATGTGCCGCGCGGCCTGTAGCCGCCGTATTTGAGTATCGATTGCGGCATGAGGCCGATATGGCCGACGATGGGAATGCCTTCGCCCGACACTTTCTCCACCACCTTCGCGACACGGCGCCCGCCCTCCACCTTCACACCGAGGGCGTTGGTTTCCTTCATGATGCGGCCCGCGTTGCGGAACGCCTCCTCGACGGTCACCTGATACGTCATGAAGGGAAGATCGGTGATGACCATCGCGCGGCGTGTCACGTTGCTCACGATCTTGGTGTGATAGATCATTTCGTCGAGCGTGACAGGCAGAGTGGTGGCATTGCCCTGGAACACGTTGCTCAGGGAATCGCCGACAAGGATGATATCGAGCCCCACTTCATCGAGCATACGCGCCATGAGGAAATCATATGCCGTGAGGCAGGCGATGGGTTCGCCTGCATCCTTCATTTCCTGGATGGTTCGGGTTGTGATGCGGTTGGCTGAGGATGACACGGGGGCGCGATTATCGCTCATGGGGGGCTCATATGTTCCCATTCGCGGGCAATGTAACGATTCTGATCGTCAACTTGAAAGCGAATGGCCCAAGTTTTTTCGAAACCTTCGCGCAGTGCCTCGCGCAGTTCCTCCCAGCCGATACGCCTGCCCAGGACCTCGTCGAGCGTGGTCGTGTGTGCACGCATGTCGGAAAGGATCGCATCGCGGTTTGTCTCGTCGACGGCCAGGTAGCCGGCGAGCCGAAGGTGCGCGTCACCGATGAGAATGGACCCGTGCTGCAGGACCGTCTCGCCGATGCGCCGTTGCGCGCTGCCGACGAGCTTGCGTCCGCCGACTTCAATCTCGTAGCGCGCGGAACTCGAAAAGCAGGGGATGCCGCCCGGTTCCTGGTAGAGCTTCGCAAATTGCGGCTGGCTGCGGGCCATTTCGATGCCTGATGCGAGTGACGAGAGTCCCGCCGTGAGGGCCTCGCTGATGTCCTTGTACACATCCATGATGCCGCGCCCGCGCGAGGGCATGACGACGCAGTAGGTCAGCTCCTCCGCGTGCAGGATGGCTCTGCCGCCGGTCGGGCGGCGCACGATGTCGATGCCGTCCTCCGCGCAGCGCGCGGTGTCGAGATCGGATTCCTGCTGATGACGGCCGAGGGAAATGCACCAGGGCGTCCAGCGGTAGACACGCAGCGAGGGCAGGGCGCGTCCGGCGTCGACGGCCTCGGCGCGCGCGACATCGAAGGCCATGTTCTGCGCACCCGTGTGCGCGCCCGTGTCGAGGAATTCGAAGGTGTCGCTCATCACGCCTCCCGCGTCACTCTGCGATGCCGCGCAGCGCGATGACGGCGAGCATGCGGCCCGAGGCCGCGCCGTCGCTGCGGTGTGAATGGAAGAGGGCGGGGGAGCACACGGTGCAGCGGCGCTCGACGTCGATGTTTGCGGCGGGCAGACCCGCCTCGAGAAGCTGACGGACATTCGCCTCGGGCAGGTCGAGCGTGGGATTGCGTCCTTCGCGGGGGCGGAGCAATTCCTGCGGGAACAGCGCCGCGACGTCCGGTCCCACTTCGTAACAACACGGCCCGGCACCGGCGCCGATGTACACGTGTATGTCGGACGGTTCGCAGCCGTAGGTCCCGCACAGCGTCGTCACCATCTTTGCGGCCAGATGTTCTGCCGTGCCCCGCCAGCCCGCATGTACGGCGGCGATGGCGTTGACCGCCGGGGCGTAGTAGAGGACCGGCAGGCAGTCGGCGACACGCACCGCGAGGCCGAGGCCCGGCTGCGTGCTGTGCAGGCCGTCGCACGACGGATACTCGCCGGCTTCGATCGCCTCGGCGATACGGTCCTCGTGCACCTGGTCCATAAACGCCATGTCCTCGGGCGCGAGGTCGAGGCAGGCCAGGAAACGCCGCAGATGCCGCTCCACGCGGTCGGGATCGTCGCCCACCTTGAAGCCGAGATTGAACCCGAACGGCGCGGCGTCGTCGGCGCCCTGGCGCGTGCTCATGGCGGCGTCCACATTCGGAAACTGCGCGAGCAGCGCGCTGCGGAGTCGGGGAAAATCGGACATGCGAATCTTCTATTGTGGACGTGAATTACAACGTTGCGAGCGCGTCGGCGAGATCGCGGATGATGTCGTCGGGATGTTCGATGCCGATCGAAAGGCGGATGCCGCCCGGATCCATGCCGCGCTTCACCTGCTCCTCCGCGGGAATGGCGGAGTGTGTCATTGAGCCGGGGTGTTCGATCAGCGTGCGGAGGTGTCCGAGACTGACGGCGAGTGTGATCGTGTAGGCGTTTGCGGCAACCGTGTTGATGAAGCGCTCGCCCTTGTCGCGGCTTTCCTGCGGCGTGTCGGCCTGCAGGGTGAAATACATAAGCGTGCCCGGCGCGAAGTTGCCGTCGAAGTCGCGCATCTGACGCTGGGCGAGTTCGTACTGCGGATGGCTGGGCAGGCCCGGATACCGCATCTCCTTCACCTTCGGGTGCTGCTCGAGCCAGGAGGCGACGATGAGGGCCGATTCCATTTCGCGGCGCACGCGCAGGGACAGCGTGGGAAGGCCGTACACCAGAATCGGCCACGCACTCTTGGTTGCGAGCACGCCGCCAAAGTCCTTGCGGTACATCAGCATCATGTCGTAGTACTGCTTCGGGCAGACGATGACACCGCCCATGTCGGTGCCGAAACCGCCGATGCCCTTCGTCAGGGAGTGCATCACAAAATCGGCGCCGAGTTCAATGGGACGCTGGCAGAAAGGCGTCGCGAAGGTGTTGTCGACAACAACACGGATCTTCTCATGCTCCTCGCGACCGACGTTCGCCTTTGCGACCAGCTTGGTGATGGCAGGGATGTCGATGAGCCCCATCGTCGGATTGATCGGTGATTCGAAAAAGATGACGCGGGTCTTCTCCGTAATGGCCGACGCGAGCGCGTCGATGTCGTGCATGTTCTGGAACACCACGTCGATATTGTAGCGCGGGTACCACAGCGTGAGGAGCGAGTACGTGCAGCCGTACAACGTGGGATGTGCGATGATCTGCTCGCCGCTTTTCAGCAGTATCCCGAAAACCGCGGAAATGGCCGCCATGCCCGATGCAAACGTGATGGCCGCGTCGCCGTTCTCGGCAAACGCGAGGTTTTCCTCGAGGATGTCCTTGTTCGGTTCGCCGAGGCGGTCGTAAATGTAGATCGGGGCCTTGCTGCGCGTGTCTTCGGTCGTGTGCGCAAATTCGATGAAGCCCTGCGCGCCGCGCTGCGCCGAATCGAGCCGGTACGTCGCCGACGAGGAGATCGGGGGAATGACGTGGTGTGCGTAGTCCCATTTTTCCGAGTGGCCACGTCCGTAAATCAGGCGTGTTTCGCGGGTGTATGTGTCGTTGTGCAGTTCGTCGCTCATGGCGGGACTCCGGTGCGTCGTGGAAGGTGCGGGAGGAAGGAGGGCGGGAATGATCCCGTAGCACAGAAAATTACCGACGGGGGTAGGGAAAAGCAAGGGAACTGACATAGAGTCGATTCGCGTCTACGGACTCCTTCATCCTAACATTCGTGTGAGGATACAGGAGAAAGGATACAGGAGCCGACACTGTCGCGATTCGTGGCTCCTTACTCCTGTATCCTGGGTCCGCACATTCGTGTGAGGATACAGGAGAATGGATACAGGAGACAGGCACGTGTCGATTCGTGTCTCCGGACTCCTTCATCCTAACATTCGTGTGAGGATACAGGAGAGAGGGGACAGGAGATAGGCACCGTATCGATTCGTGTCTCCTGCCTCCTGTCTCCTGTATCCTCTCACGAGTATTAGGGGTCAACGTTTTCGAGCAAGGAATGACTCATTCAACAGATCCTGAAGAGCGTGGGGGAGCTGTGGGAAACGGAATTGAAAGCCGGTGGCGAGAAGGGTTTCGGGTGCGAGGCGCTGTCCGGTGAGCAGGGCCGAGGCGAACTCGCCGGCGGCCAGACGCAGGGCGAAGGCGGGGACACGCAGGAAGGCCGGCCTGGAGAGGGCGGCACCGAGCGCGTTCATAAACTCGGCGTTGCGCACCTCGTCGGGCGCCACGAGGTTGAACGGTCCGGCGACCTCGACAGTGTCGAGCGCGTGAAGCAGTGCCGCGACCGCATCATCGATATGCACCCAGGGAAACCACTGCCGGCCGTGGCCGAAGGGTCCGCCCGCAAAAAACATAAACGGCGTGCGCAGGCGCGGCAGGGCGCCGCCTTCGCGCGCGAGTACCACGCCCGCGCGGGCGATCGCAACACGCGTGTGTGCGCCGCGGGCGGCGAGCGCGGCGGATTCCCACGCGGCGCAGACCTGCGAGAAAAAGTCGTCACCCGGGGCGGCCGTTTCGGCCGCGCGGTTGTCGCCCGTGTCGCCGTAATATCCGACACCCGACATGGAGAGCAACAGACGCGGCGGCCGCGCGGCGGCGCCGATGGCTTCGGCGATCGCGCGTGTGCCTTCGACGCGACTCTCGCGAATGCGGCGTTTCACCTCGGCGTTCCATCGCGAGGCGCCGACGGATTCACCCGCGAGATGCAACACGGCGTCGGCGCCGTCGAAGGCCTCGCGCCAGGCGCCCGGCATGCCGGGTGACCAGAGCAGGACCCGCGCTGCATCGGGAAAAACCCCCGCTGCTCTTTCCGGATGACGGGAAAAAACAGTGACACTGTCGCCGCGCGCGCGGAGGGCCGCGTAGATCCTTTTCCCCAGGAGCCCCGTCGCTCCTGTCATGATGATGTGCGCCATGTTTCCTCTTCGTTCACAAGATACGGACAATACAACACACACGCGCCCGCCGCGAGTTTCGCGGCGGGATGGTGCTTTGACGAAAATGCGTAAATCCCTAGCTTTCGTTTTCTCCACTCACTCACACACCTGGGTACGCGCCATGTCCGTTTCCATTCAAGAATTGCTCGGCGGCGACGCCGAATACCTGCTCGGATTCAACTCACCCGCGGTTACGAAGGACCACCTGCACCTGCCGGGGCCGGATTTTGTCGACCGGATCTGGAAGGACAGCGATCGCAATCCGCGCGTGCTCGTGAATCTGCAGCGCATCTACAACACCGGCCGCCTCGCGGGCAGCGGGTACATGTCGATACTGCCCGTCGATCAGGGCATCGAGCACAGCGCGGGCGCATCCTTCGCGCCGAATCCCATCTATTTCGATTCGGAGAACATCATCAAACTCGCCATCGAAGGCGGCTGCAACGCGGTGGCCAGCACGCTGGGCGTGCTCGGGAGCGTGGCGCGGAAGTACGCGCATCATATCCCCTTCATCGTCAAGATCAATCACAACGAGCTGCTGAGCTACCCGAACAAGTTCGACCAGATCCTCTTCGCCAATGTCGAGCAGGCCTACGACATGGGCGCGGCGGCGGTCGGCGCCACCATCTACTTCGGGTCCGACGAGGCCGCGCGGCAGATCGTCGAAATCGCCGATGCATTCTCGCGCGCGCATGAGCTGGGCATGGCCACCATTCTCTGGTGTTACCTCCGCAATCCGGCCTTCAAGTCCGACAAGGACTATCACGTCGCGGCCGATCTCACCGGCCAGGCCAATCACCTGGGCGTGACCATACAGGCCGACATCATCAAGCAGAAGATGCCCGAGAACAACGGCGGATACAATTCTGTGAAGTTCGGCAAGACCAGCAAACTCGTGTACGATACACTGT from Ignavibacteriota bacterium encodes the following:
- a CDS encoding glycoside hydrolase family 3 protein produces the protein MQKSTPTSVAALCAAILYLFLFNAPAVYGAQPGVDDSLDIMIGQMLMIGFRGTAVSDTSPVLRHIRETHVGGVVLFDYDVERKSGVRNIESPAQLRRLTASLQAAARIPLFIAIDQEGGRVARLKPKHGFPPTISQQMLGDLNSADSTRAAARSMAAVLRGCGITVNFSPVLDLNSNPANPVIGGLGRSFGADPALVAKHGRIMAAEYRAAGIRSAIKHFPGHGSSRSDSHEGFVDVSGTWAHVELAPFADLIRARACDMVMTAHIFNRNWDAQYPATLSRSVITGLLRDSLKFDGVVISDDMQMRAITASYGLETAITRAIDAGVDILLFGNNAGTYDESIAPRAAAIIHDRVARGLVTRSRIIQSYRRIMALKQP
- the ade gene encoding adenine deaminase — its product is MRDIQKKLAVARGEEPADLVFRNGRIINVLSGEIHDGDVAVSGGRIVGIGRYAGSEVVDLDGAFLAPSFLDGHIHIESTMLTVPEFTRAVVPHGTGGAVVDPHEFANVAGLDGIRYVLEASRSTPLDIFVMASSCVPATPLETSGASISAADIAALAAQDRVAGVAEMMNFPGVYLGWDTELEKISHGHGIVDGHSPGLRPPLLDAYILAGISSDHECTTIEEARDKVRRGIHVLLREGTAERNLHDLLPLVTAANAAQFSFATDDKHPADLEDEGHIDHHIREAIAWGLDPMLAFQLATINTARHYRLRNLGAIAPRYWANLVVFDTLENMRPRLVYHRGRLVARDGEYLAPSDHGAALPGSAMNVAPLADNALAVPARGSRIKLIGLVPRQIVTDALEDDAAVSDGHVTADPSRDILKLAVIERHHATGNIGIGFVRGFGLKRGALASTVAHDAHNIIVVGANDADMLAAARALVTMGGGQCVVADGDVRATLPLPVCGLVSDRPLEEVRAGVESLNAAARALGCIPPDPFMTLSFLALSPIPALKVTDLGLIDAVRFEKTELFVEAATRDT
- the mutS gene encoding DNA mismatch repair protein MutS, producing MRQYQRIKSEYPDAVLLFRMGDFFETFEEDAQITSRVLGITLTKRSNGGASDVPLAGFPHHALDSYLPKLVRAGYRVAVCEQLEDPKLAKGIVKRDVVEVVTPGVAFSDKLLDHKHYHYLAAVSLRGERAGVAFVDASTGDFSAAEVPARDLRDLLESINPGELLVAKRDVDTFRGLFGRHQPAAPVTKLDDWLFARDVAYELLVTHFKTQTLKGFGIDDMADGIVAAGAALHYLKETQKANLPHLRGIRRHDTADYITLDAATRRNLEITISMEGGSRDGTLLSILDRTSTSMGGRLFTSWITHPLKRLEPIQQRLAAVKELGITHEMRETLVALLRETADLDRLIGRICTARATPRELGALRTSLRRVPLLLRALEAADAPLLASLRGQLESLDDIAAVIDAAIVDDPPITIAEGGVIRPGFHAELDEYRGIATHGRDWMVSYQEKIRRETGIASLKVEYNRAFGYYINVSRANIEKVPASFVRRQTLVNAERYITPELKEYEDKVLTAREQIARIETELFNEVRLRVADSAERVQRVSRAIAVLDCLTGLACVAAENGYVCPSVSDGDTIRIVGGRHPVVERLLPPGDRFVSNDVHLDAEERILVITGPNMSGKSTYLRQTGLIVLLSQIGSFVPAVSAEIGIVDRIFTRVGASDNIAAGESTFLVEMQEAANILHNATPRSLVLLDEVGRGTSTFDGISIAWALTEYLHEHAPSHCKTLFATHYHELNEMAEIYPRIRNYKVDVREYQDKVIFLRTVSRGTADHSYGIQVARMAGLPEELLTRAKDVLASLEGQDLSVLARPEGPDGTRVPRRGAPMQISLFEASDLEIKDRLRAIDINALSPVQAWQALEELKKLAEGR
- a CDS encoding gamma-glutamyl-gamma-aminobutyrate hydrolase family protein (Members of this family of hydrolases with an active site Cys residue belong to MEROPS family C26.); this translates as MATAADSSRPLRIAVTRGGATHPESHARYGAWLRAADPTVHIVDILDDAAPVESCDGLLLSGGADIHPAYFGESDPDLLSRNVDRARDGMEFDAWARARKRRLPVLGICRGLQLVNVALGGSLILDLPRTGISGHGKAADRDVAHSITIEPASLVHSLTGTTTCRVNSAHHQAAGRVADTLRVTARSDDGVIEAMEWAETAADQFLLLVQWHPERDTNNPALAGDIARTFLTACRIVTRSNVAK
- a CDS encoding DUF971 domain-containing protein; translation: MTPTTITLTQERELKIVWSDGHIVRLSLQYLRQRCPCAGCQGETDILGNVHMPLELPVITPKSFELQAATPVGNYAVMLRWADGHDTGIYSWEYLLGLERALDGDGG
- a CDS encoding cupin domain-containing protein, giving the protein MDSDQIAAIKKQLKEEGYNIYVYSYPDGMLFPTHSHEHETIHVVLSGSMKITMEGADYILTPGERFLIPPHQSHSAEVLGTSPVICLDATRHVR
- the panB gene encoding 3-methyl-2-oxobutanoate hydroxymethyltransferase is translated as MSDNRAPVSSSANRITTRTIQEMKDAGEPIACLTAYDFLMARMLDEVGLDIILVGDSLSNVFQGNATTLPVTLDEMIYHTKIVSNVTRRAMVITDLPFMTYQVTVEEAFRNAGRIMKETNALGVKVEGGRRVAKVVEKVSGEGIPIVGHIGLMPQSILKYGGYRPRGTSAEEANELIEDALALQEAGAFAIVLEKIPAELGRTITERLDIPTIGIGAGPFCSGQILVTHDMLGLFEDFRPRFVRRYAKLSEEIERACRQYIADVKAGTFPNESESY